TCTTTAGGTTTCATTTTACCATGAAGTAAACCTATTTTATATTTATTTCCATACAATATTTTTAGTTCTTCATACGTTTCAGTTGCAGATTTAACATCTAAATTTTCAGATTCTTCTACTAAAGGACATACAATATACGCTTGCCTACCTTTAGCTATTTGCTTTTCTAAAAATTCAAATGCTCTATTTTTTTTATCATCACTTACTGAATAAGTATCAATCTTCTTTCTTCCAGGAGGCAATTCATCTATTATAGATATATCTAAATCTCCATATAAAATCATTGCTAGTGTTCTAGGAATTGGAGTTGCACTCATTACTAACACATCAGGAGTGATTCCTTTTTCTGTTAATTTAGCTCTTTGCCTTACACCAAATCTATGTTGTTCATCAGTAATTGTAAGTCCTAACTTTTTGAAATTAACACTATCTTGGATTAGAGCATGAGTTCCTACTAATATATCTACTTCACCATTTTCAACCATTTGCAATATCTGTTCTTTTTTCTTCTGAGTTAAACTTCCAACTAGCAACTCGCAATTTACACCAAAGTTATGTAGCAACTTATTAATTTCTTCATAATGTTGAGTGGCTAATATTTCAGTCGGTGCCATCATAACTGATTGATAACCAGAGGTTTTAGCTTTTAAGATAGAAAGTATTGCAATTATTGTTTTACCTGAGCCTACATCTCCTTGAACTAATCTATTCATTATTTTATCTGATTCCATATCACCTTTTATCTCTTCGAAAACTTTTAATTGTGCATTGGTCAACTTAAAAGGTAATGAATTTAAAAATTCATTACTTTTATCTTCTTTAGTAAATACTATTCCTTTATTATTTTCATTCAATCTTGACTTAACTAAGAATAATCCTAATTGTAGAATAAGGAATTCTTCAAATACTATACGATATTTAGAAGCTTTATATTTTTCTCTACCCTCTGGAAAATGTATATTTTTAATAGCTTCTTCAATAGAAATTAAATTTAAATCTTTCCTCATATCTAAAGTGAAAATCTCATCTATATTATCTAATTGAGTTTTTAGTGATGTTTTAATTAATTTTATAATTTCATTATTCCTTAATTTATTTGTTAAAGGATATATTGGCATTATAGTATTTATATTATTATTACTATCACTTAAATTAGAGTATATAGGATTTTGAATTTGCACATTGCCATATGATATATCTACTCTACCATTTACTTTAATCTTATCTCCTATTTTAAAAATCTTATCTATATATGGCTTATTAAAAAAAACCATATAGCAAATCCCAGTTTCATCCTTTATAGGTATTTTTGTTATAGTAATATTTTTTCTTGGTCTTAATGTAATAGAGGAACCTGAGACTGTTACTTCTAAAGTAACTTTTTCTTTATTAATTAAATCTTTAATTTTTTTCATCTTTCTTCTATCATCATATTCACGTGGAAAATAATAAATTAAATCATTTATAGTGTAAATACCTAATTTATTCAATTTTGCAGCTCTTTTTGGACCTACTCCTTTTAAATATTGTATAGAACTGTCCAAACTCATATTATCACCTCTAAACCATAAAATAAAACTCAGTAAATACATTTTTAATGTATTAAATAACTCATAATAAAAAGAGATAGAAAACTATCTCCTTTTATTCAACAGATACTAAATAGTAGTATAAAGGTTGACCTCCATATATAGTTTCAATATCTACACCATTAAACTCAGTTTGAAGTTTTTCAGCTAAATTATTCGCTTTATTCTCATCTATTTCTTCACCATAGAACAGAGAAATTATATCATTATCTT
The DNA window shown above is from Senegalia massiliensis and carries:
- the recG gene encoding ATP-dependent DNA helicase RecG; protein product: MSLDSSIQYLKGVGPKRAAKLNKLGIYTINDLIYYFPREYDDRRKMKKIKDLINKEKVTLEVTVSGSSITLRPRKNITITKIPIKDETGICYMVFFNKPYIDKIFKIGDKIKVNGRVDISYGNVQIQNPIYSNLSDSNNNINTIMPIYPLTNKLRNNEIIKLIKTSLKTQLDNIDEIFTLDMRKDLNLISIEEAIKNIHFPEGREKYKASKYRIVFEEFLILQLGLFLVKSRLNENNKGIVFTKEDKSNEFLNSLPFKLTNAQLKVFEEIKGDMESDKIMNRLVQGDVGSGKTIIAILSILKAKTSGYQSVMMAPTEILATQHYEEINKLLHNFGVNCELLVGSLTQKKKEQILQMVENGEVDILVGTHALIQDSVNFKKLGLTITDEQHRFGVRQRAKLTEKGITPDVLVMSATPIPRTLAMILYGDLDISIIDELPPGRKKIDTYSVSDDKKNRAFEFLEKQIAKGRQAYIVCPLVEESENLDVKSATETYEELKILYGNKYKIGLLHGKMKPKEKDEIMKQFKENIIQVLISTTVIEVGVNVANANIMIVINSERFGLAQLHQLRGRVGRGEYKSYCILINKGKNKIARERMRIMEKTSNGFIISEKDLELRGPGEFFGVRQHGIPEFKLANIFTDIKILKIAQKISQDILTEDPKLELTKNIKIKNKVYKLISEKLNDISFN